Part of the Methanothermobacter sp. MT-2 genome is shown below.
AGCTAGATAATATAGAACTCGTAAGTAACCCATCAATTATAAGTTTAGACGGGATCAAAGTACTAATATACCATGGCAGGAGCTTCGATGACATGGCAATGACAGCAAACCACCTATCACATGAAAAATCAGATCTCATAATGGCCGAACTTTTAGAAAAGAGACACCTAGCCCCCATCTATGGAGAGAGAACACCACTAGCATATGAGGTCGAAGACCACCTTGTCATTGAAGAAATACCCCACATATTCCATGCAGGACACGTCCATATTAACGCCTATAAAAAATACAAGGGAATTCACCTTATAAATTCAGGGACATTCCAGTCACAGACAGAATTCCAGAAAATCTACAATATAGTCCCAACATGTGGCCAAGTACCAGTACTGCATAGAGGAGAAATAAAGATACTAGAATTCAATTAATCAACACCCCTCATAGGATGGTGACTCTTTTGGTAAACATTAAAAAATTGGTTGAAGCAGCCCATTACCTTTATAAAGGCGGTTTTGTATCAGGTTTTGCGGGTAATATTAGCATGCGCTTGACCAGGGAAAAAATCGCCATAACCCCCACTAGGATCCCCCTTTCCCTAGTGACAGAAGAGAACGTGGCCATTGTTGACATGGATGGGAGAAGATTATTAGGTGGGAATCCCTCCTCAGAAGTATACCTTCACATTGGCATCTATAAAAAAAGGAAGGATATAAATGGGATAGTACATACACATTCACCCTATGCAACTGCATTCGCTTTTTCAGATAAAAGATTAAAGGGACTAGAAGGTTTTAATGGGATTAAAGGAGATTCCATAGAAAAGGTAGCATATCATAGGCCTGGTAGTATGGAACTTGCCAGAGAATGCGCTAAAAAGATAAAAGATGGTAAAATTTTAATCTTAGAAAATCATGGAGTCGTATCTTGTGGTTCAAATCTCCAGGAAGCTGTTCAACTTGCGGAGTTTATAGAAGAAAGTGCCAAGATACAATTCCTAGCCTATATACTCAAAAATTTAAATTAGAGGTTATTCTCCGGTTCCTATTGATTCAAGTTCACTTAGGATCTCCCATATCAGTGTCCTTGCATGTATTGGGATATTAGGATCATTACTAATCTCGTCTAGTATTGAGATAACGGTACTCGCTCGGATGGTAACATCTTCCTCCTCATCTTGTAGTATTTCATTCGATTCCTCCGCAGCCCTTCTAATATTCCTCGGAACGCTAGTATCTTCCATTATATTCTTTAAAATCTCGGAAACTCTCTCAAAAGTCTTGTTACTCATGTTAAAATCCTCCCTTTCTTTTAAAAATAAAATTTTAATGATCCTCTTTTTGCTTGGTTTTATTTTGTTGCACACTCTTTAAAACTTTTTCTCGGGATACAGCTACAGCTATTGCAATCCCATTAAAAGTTGTTTTTCTTATGATAAGTCGTGACCCTTCACCTGCAACATGAAGTGCGGCGGCTTCGCAGATGCTTCCCACACCAAATCTATCCTTTACAAAATCAGATGTTGAATATGTATCTTTAGACCTTAAACTGTTTAAATCCACAAATTTTAGTGGTATTCTTAGGATCTTTGAGGTTTTTATTATACCTTCTTCGTTTTTTTTCATTTCACCTGTTGCAAGGGCATCTATCCTTCCAAGTGGAAGATCTAAAAATGATAATGTCCTTTTTAAACCTTCTATTATCTTTTTTTCACTTACACCTTTTCTTGTACCTATACCTGCGACGAGTTTTCTGGGTTTTATCAGGAGTTCATCTTTATCCATGATCGCCTTAACAACTTTATTCCCATCTTTTATTAATTTGTAACTTTTCTTAAAAAACGGATCATCACATAAATATTTCAGTTTCCTGGGAGCCTTAATTTCTACTTTTCGACCCTCTAGGATAGCCTTGTTAAATTTAACTATTTTTTCAAGGTTTTTTATTTCCCAATAGTATTTTTTTGCCAGTGCATCTATACTCATATAACCATGGACATCGGTAGATGTTGTGATAACTGGTCTTGCATTTGTTAATTTTGCTATTTTTAATGTTAGATTATTCGCCCCTCCAAGATGTCCAGAAATCAAACTTATAACATGTTCTCCAGCATCATCCATCACAATAATTGCAGGGTCTTGTTTTTTATCTGATAAAAGTTTACAAGTGCTTCTTATCATTATACCAGCAGCCATTATACCAATAATCGCATCATACCCTCCAAATATCCTTTTAAGGGTTTCTTTAACGTTTTTATGGAAAATATCGACTTGAAATATTGTTGGATCTTGTGAAAGTTTCCCTTTAATCTGCTTTGAAATTTCTAAGCCCCTTTTTGTCACTGATAATATGGCTATTCTCAGGTTAACACCCCCAAGATGATAATGGGTAATATGAACAGTGCAACAGTGACATATGATAGTTTTAATGCATCATCAATTGCAGACGTGTTTAACTTATTGTTTTCATCCCCAATCTTGTATACACCAGGTTTTTCTAAAGCGATTTGAAGGGCTCCCGCGGCAGCGGCCATTGGATAACCAGAATTTGGACTGGGAGTCAATTTACCGTCACGTAACATGAGCTTTAAACTGTCCTTCCAATCCATTCTTAATATGAAAGCCGCGATTACTATAAGAAACCCTGTTATCCTCGCAGGTATATAATTTAATATATCATCAGCTCTCGCAGGGAACCATCCAATGGAACGATTTTCTTCGTCCTTGTAACCTACCATAGCATCTAATGTATTAATAACCCTATATCCCATCGCCCCTGGAAGTCCGAATAAAATGAAGAATATTATTGGAGATATTATAGAATCTGTTATATTTTCTGTTAAACTTTCTATCAGAGCAGATGTAAGCTGTTCCCTGGTAAGTTTAGATGTGTCCCTGCTTACAAGCTTTGAAATATGCCGGCGCCCCATTTCTATGTCTTTTTCAAGTTCATTTTTTGCCTTTATGATTGATTGGAACAAAAATTTAATGGAAATTGTTGTGGAAAATAGAAAAGATGATAAAAGCATCTTAAAAAGCCAAGGTAAAAATTCAATGAGTGAAAGTGGAATAATAAACGCTGAAAAAAGGATGAAAGTCAATATTATCCCTGAAATTTTCCTTCTGCCAAGTTTACCTTTCAAATTTTCTGTTATTTTACCCATCCATACTACTGGGTGAAGATAAACTGGCGGTTCACCTAATATAACATCTATCAAAATTCCGATTATAAAAATTTCCATGTTGTTCAATATTATGAAATTTCCCTCCTTTTAACAATTCTCCCATCCTTATCCATATATATAATATAATATGACAATATTTAGGAAGAGAAGGTGATAATTTTGGAGGGTAAAATAAAAACATGGCTCAGCGAAGAAGGTCTTCTAAGGCAAATAGTAGATGATGAAAATGCCAATTTCCATTTCATTGTAAATTATCCCGAAGATCATGTGATGGATATCATACAACCCAAAGGTAAAAAAGACCTCATATTAGTTGCATGTGCCACAAGTGTAAGCCCAGAACATTTATCAAAGATCAGAGAATTAAGCGAATCCAAGAGGGAAGAATTCCTCTGGCAGGTCAGATTCTCCTTAAACAGGTTTCTCGTGGACTTCCAATTAGAACATCCAGGGAACGTCTTGGAAAGCTATCTTGTAACTGATGAAATCTACAACGATGCGCTAACTAAAGACAGGCTAATATCCACCATCAAAAGAGTGTTCAAAGCAAAATTACATATTCTATGGCTCATACAAAAAAAATTTGGAGGAAAAAAGGACGAAGTACATGAAGACACAATGTATGTTTAGACCAGAGAGAGAGGTATATTTCAACTGTAAAATAAAATGACACCCCCCACCAATTTAGGAGAGAGATCAATTTCAACTGTAAAAATTCATTGAAGAAAAAATACACTTGAAATTTATCTGACTGGCCATAAAAAATATTATAAAAATCTATATTAAAAGTGAAATAACAAGCAAAAAGGTACATCAATTCACAGTTATCATTTAATTTGAAAACTTTTACTGGATAAAGTTCCTTCAGGAATATAATCCACCTATTATATGTGATATTAACCTATCCTTAAAGGACTTATGTTCTTTTCCTTTTTCTAAGAGGGCTTATAAAAAGTTAGGTTCTCCACAAGCACTTAATAACAGTTCCTAGACATATAATTCCATTACCAGCACCCCATAACCTTCTACTAATATTCCCATCCTTTCTTTGAAGGGACGGCTTAACAGCAACGGTAAATTATGTAGATTATGAATTTTCTAGTTTTAAAAGCAGAATATTCCTAAAAGTTAGTATTTTATGAAACAAGTTTTGATAAAAGTGCTCTTAAACATAGAAATGCGCCTATGTCTCCACTTGAAATTTTATTTGACATGGAATAAAAAACTGGAAAATAAAGCCATGAAGCCAGCGCCTAAATAAAGTTCTAAACACCGAGCACATACTATCATAGCCGTTCCCCCATTAATAAAAGACCTTTAAGGGTCTTGATGACAGAAAGGGGCCATAGCCTGTTCCAGAAAAATATGCATCATATGATCATGAATAAGAATACAAAAAAAATCAATCAAAATCAAAAAATAGAAATCCTAGATAGCTTAATGTGAGCAATAATTGGCTATGCTTTTCTAATTTTTGCGCATTTAGA
Proteins encoded:
- a CDS encoding fuculose-1-phosphate aldolase, class II aldolase/adducin family, whose amino-acid sequence is MVNIKKLVEAAHYLYKGGFVSGFAGNISMRLTREKIAITPTRIPLSLVTEENVAIVDMDGRRLLGGNPSSEVYLHIGIYKKRKDINGIVHTHSPYATAFAFSDKRLKGLEGFNGIKGDSIEKVAYHRPGSMELARECAKKIKDGKILILENHGVVSCGSNLQEAVQLAEFIEESAKIQFLAYILKNLN
- a CDS encoding probable cobalamin biosynthesis protein CobD, with protein sequence MFQSIIKAKNELEKDIEMGRRHISKLVSRDTSKLTREQLTSALIESLTENITDSIISPIIFFILFGLPGAMGYRVINTLDAMVGYKDEENRSIGWFPARADDILNYIPARITGFLIVIAAFILRMDWKDSLKLMLRDGKLTPSPNSGYPMAAAAGALQIALEKPGVYKIGDENNKLNTSAIDDALKLSYVTVALFILPIIILGVLT
- a CDS encoding cobalamin (Vitamin B12) biosynthesis CbiG protein; translated protein: MTKRGLEISKQIKGKLSQDPTIFQVDIFHKNVKETLKRIFGGYDAIIGIMAAGIMIRSTCKLLSDKKQDPAIIVMDDAGEHVISLISGHLGGANNLTLKIAKLTNARPVITTSTDVHGYMSIDALAKKYYWEIKNLEKIVKFNKAILEGRKVEIKAPRKLKYLCDDPFFKKSYKLIKDGNKVVKAIMDKDELLIKPRKLVAGIGTRKGVSEKKIIEGLKRTLSFLDLPLGRIDALATGEMKKNEEGIIKTSKILRIPLKFVDLNSLRSKDTYSTSDFVKDRFGVGSICEAAALHVAGEGSRLIIRKTTFNGIAIAVAVSREKVLKSVQQNKTKQKEDH